The proteins below come from a single Prochlorococcus marinus CUG1415 genomic window:
- a CDS encoding M15 family metallopeptidase: MEQNKDINQLDIPLAKRTYLYKSNSIFFKKLFILSPFLFILFSITGFRMIRNIELEPLNNRNVQAERNHDHRILGHLPYNEIPKNKLALIEPNIEVHIDMRDSLLKMREEAIKDGIYLVFLSGFRSINLQNDIFYSLKSIRNQEASERARVSAPPGYSEHSTGFAIDIGDGTQRETDFEIEFENTDAFRWLIKNAAKYHFKLSFNKNNKYIDYEPWHWRYEGSIEALKIFETSNREL; this comes from the coding sequence TTGGAACAAAACAAAGATATAAATCAACTTGATATACCGCTCGCCAAGAGAACTTACTTATATAAATCTAATTCAATATTTTTCAAAAAATTATTTATATTGTCTCCATTCCTTTTCATTCTCTTTTCTATCACTGGATTTAGAATGATTAGGAATATAGAACTAGAGCCTCTTAATAATCGTAATGTTCAGGCTGAGAGAAATCACGATCATAGGATTTTGGGCCATCTACCCTATAACGAAATTCCCAAGAATAAACTAGCTTTAATTGAGCCAAATATTGAAGTTCATATTGATATGCGTGATTCTCTATTGAAAATGAGAGAAGAGGCGATAAAGGATGGGATATATTTGGTCTTCTTGAGCGGTTTTAGATCAATAAATTTGCAAAACGATATTTTTTATTCTTTAAAATCTATTAGAAATCAAGAAGCGTCAGAGAGAGCAAGAGTTTCAGCTCCGCCTGGATATTCTGAGCATAGTACTGGTTTTGCAATTGATATTGGTGATGGTACTCAAAGAGAAACAGACTTTGAGATCGAATTCGAAAATACTGATGCCTTTAGATGGTTAATAAAGAATGCAGCAAAGTATCATTTTAAGCTGTCGTTCAACAAAAATAATAAATATATAGATTACGAACCCTGGCATTGGAGGTATGAAGGCTCAATTGAAGCTTTAAAAATTTTTGAAACTTCAAATAGAGAATTATAA
- the typA gene encoding translational GTPase TypA, translating into MSSSIKEIRNVAIIAHVDHGKTTLVDALLSQSGIFRDNEVIPTCVMDSNDLERERGITILSKNTAVNYKDTRINIIDTPGHADFGGEVERVLGMVDGCLLIVDANEGPMPQTRFVLKKALEKGLRPIVFVNKIDRPRVVPEIAIDKVLDLFLELGADDDQCDFPYLFGSGLSGFAKEEMESNSDNMMPLFEAIIRHVPPPVGDSNKPLQLQITTLDYSDFLGRIVIGKIHNGTVKNGQQASLIKENGKTIKGKVSKLLGFEGLQRIDINEAFAGDIVAVAGFDDVNIGETIACPDSPHPLPLIKVDEPTLNMTFVVNDSPFAGKEGKFVTSRQLKNRLERELLTNVALRVEETDSPDRFSVSGRGELHLGILIETMRREGFEFQISQPQVIFREIDNVQCEPIETLVLDVPEASVGSCIEKLGSRKAEMKNMQTSSDGRTQLEFLVPSRGLIGFRGEFVRITRGEGIMSHSFYEYKAKTGNFETRRNGVLIAFEEGVATFYALKNAEDRGVYFIKPGVKVYKGMIIGENNRPQDLELNICKTKQLTNMRSAGAEELDTLQSPVDITLERALEYIGPDEMLEVTPDSIRMRKINKKKKY; encoded by the coding sequence ATGTCATCTTCAATAAAAGAAATTAGGAATGTTGCAATTATTGCCCATGTAGATCATGGGAAGACAACTCTTGTGGATGCATTGTTATCTCAATCGGGAATATTTAGAGACAATGAGGTTATTCCTACATGTGTAATGGATTCAAATGATCTTGAAAGAGAAAGAGGAATAACAATACTCTCAAAAAATACAGCAGTTAACTATAAAGACACCAGAATTAATATTATAGATACACCAGGACATGCAGATTTTGGGGGAGAAGTCGAAAGGGTTTTGGGAATGGTTGATGGTTGTTTGCTAATTGTTGATGCAAATGAGGGACCGATGCCTCAAACAAGATTTGTTTTAAAAAAAGCATTAGAAAAAGGACTTAGACCTATAGTCTTTGTAAATAAAATTGATAGACCAAGAGTAGTACCAGAAATAGCGATTGATAAGGTTCTTGATTTGTTCTTAGAATTAGGAGCTGATGATGATCAATGTGATTTCCCTTATCTTTTTGGAAGCGGCCTATCTGGTTTCGCAAAAGAAGAAATGGAATCTAATAGTGACAATATGATGCCTCTTTTTGAAGCTATTATCAGACACGTTCCACCTCCAGTAGGCGACTCAAATAAGCCTCTTCAGCTACAAATAACTACTTTGGACTATTCTGATTTCTTAGGGAGAATTGTAATTGGAAAAATTCATAATGGAACTGTAAAAAATGGTCAACAAGCTAGTTTAATTAAAGAAAATGGAAAAACTATTAAAGGTAAGGTTAGTAAATTATTAGGATTTGAAGGATTACAAAGAATAGATATAAATGAAGCATTTGCAGGTGATATTGTTGCTGTTGCTGGTTTTGATGACGTTAATATTGGCGAGACCATAGCATGTCCCGATTCTCCTCACCCTCTTCCATTAATCAAAGTTGATGAACCTACCTTAAATATGACTTTTGTTGTCAATGATTCCCCTTTTGCAGGGAAAGAAGGGAAATTCGTTACTAGTAGACAATTAAAAAATAGATTGGAGAGGGAACTTTTAACAAATGTTGCCTTAAGGGTGGAAGAAACTGATTCTCCGGACAGGTTCTCAGTTTCAGGGAGAGGAGAATTGCATCTAGGGATTTTGATTGAAACCATGAGAAGAGAGGGGTTTGAATTTCAAATCTCACAACCTCAGGTAATTTTTAGAGAAATTGATAATGTTCAATGTGAGCCTATAGAGACTTTGGTTTTAGATGTCCCTGAAGCTTCTGTTGGTTCATGTATAGAGAAACTTGGATCGAGAAAGGCAGAGATGAAAAATATGCAGACAAGCTCAGATGGGAGAACTCAATTAGAATTCCTTGTCCCATCAAGAGGACTAATTGGATTTCGTGGTGAATTTGTTCGTATAACACGAGGTGAAGGTATCATGAGTCACTCTTTTTACGAATATAAAGCTAAAACAGGAAATTTTGAAACTAGGAGAAATGGAGTCCTTATAGCTTTTGAGGAGGGAGTGGCTACATTTTATGCATTAAAGAATGCTGAAGATAGGGGGGTCTATTTTATTAAACCTGGTGTTAAAGTTTATAAAGGAATGATAATTGGAGAGAATAATCGACCTCAAGATCTTGAGTTAAATATATGTAAAACTAAGCAGTTGACTAATATGAGGTCTGCAGGGGCAGAAGAACTTGATACTTTGCAGTCACCTGTTGATATTACCCTCGAACGAGCACTTGAATATATTGGTCCTGATGAAATGCTAGAGGTGACACCGGATTCAATACGAATGAGAAAAATAAATAAGAAGAAAAAATATTAA
- a CDS encoding DUF309 domain-containing protein, whose protein sequence is MNEESTKSFRDSLFIALNLFNNHEWYEAHDAFEEIWNSVDGDERQVIQGILQVSVSQFHLSKGNLNGATILLGEGLGRIKTRTTINLGIDLESFCRCLEDLLRKLQYKEILNENDKPFLKPL, encoded by the coding sequence ATGAATGAAGAAAGTACAAAAAGTTTTAGAGATTCCCTTTTTATAGCTTTAAATCTTTTTAACAATCATGAATGGTATGAGGCCCATGATGCTTTTGAAGAAATTTGGAATTCTGTTGATGGTGATGAAAGACAAGTTATACAGGGTATCTTACAAGTTTCTGTCTCGCAGTTTCACTTAAGTAAGGGTAATTTAAATGGGGCCACTATTTTGCTTGGAGAAGGTTTAGGTAGAATTAAAACCAGAACCACGATTAATTTAGGTATTGATCTTGAATCCTTTTGCCGATGTTTGGAAGATTTATTGAGGAAATTACAATACAAAGAGATTTTAAATGAGAATGATAAGCCTTTTTTGAAACCTCTTTAA
- the lptB gene encoding LPS export ABC transporter ATP-binding protein — MNLKIQNVSLSIKGRLIVNDVSITVNPGEVVGLMGPNGAGKTTTFNLAVGNIKPDKGEIIMNGKNITNFPLPIRSRLGLGYLTQEASIFRDLTVKDNIDLALQNSSYSRAAIRNRREQLINEFNLNNFVDNYGFQLSGGERRRCEIARALTVGRKGPKYLLLDEPFAGIDPLAVNDLKNLILKLSGDGVGILITDHNVRETLLITNKSYVLSEGKILAYGSSIELADNQIVKKYYLGDNFKL; from the coding sequence ATGAACTTAAAAATTCAAAATGTATCCCTTTCAATTAAGGGAAGATTAATCGTAAATGATGTATCTATAACTGTAAACCCAGGAGAAGTTGTAGGTTTGATGGGACCTAATGGTGCAGGGAAAACTACCACTTTTAATCTTGCAGTTGGGAATATAAAACCTGATAAAGGTGAAATTATAATGAATGGTAAAAATATAACTAATTTTCCACTCCCAATTAGATCAAGACTTGGGTTGGGTTATTTAACTCAGGAGGCGAGTATTTTTAGAGATCTCACCGTTAAGGATAATATAGATTTGGCTTTGCAGAATTCATCTTATAGTCGAGCGGCAATTAGAAATAGAAGAGAACAATTAATTAATGAATTTAATTTGAATAATTTTGTAGATAACTATGGTTTTCAACTCTCAGGTGGAGAGAGAAGGAGGTGTGAGATAGCGAGAGCTCTTACTGTAGGTAGAAAAGGGCCTAAATATTTATTACTAGACGAACCGTTCGCTGGAATCGATCCTCTAGCTGTTAATGATTTAAAGAACCTAATTCTTAAATTAAGTGGTGACGGGGTAGGGATTCTTATTACAGACCATAATGTGAGGGAAACCCTTTTAATTACCAATAAGTCATATGTATTAAGTGAAGGAAAAATTTTGGCTTACGGATCATCAATTGAATTAGCAGATAATCAAATAGTCAAAAAGTATTATTTGGGAGATAATTTTAAACTTTGA
- the ccsB gene encoding c-type cytochrome biogenesis protein CcsB, with amino-acid sequence MIIDNLFKNLIYDPVSLLGILVFYILLVNLPISLIAVFKKKSSFTVRLLTILVNLFITLQLLFRWSISGHFPISNLYESLYFLTWGISIGQLLIEREYQSPIIPSIAIPIQLLTVAFACFVLPEDLKLSSNLVPALRSSWLVMHVSVVMLSYAALIIGSLLSASVLFINKNKPLQIRSSSTGIGGFKISNKYTLNDLVDSIEFSHSEELDTLSYRSILIGFVLLTLGLISGAVWANEAWGTWWSWDPKETWAFISWLFYAAYLHMRISKGWQGRRPALMATTGFLVVLVCYLGVNFLGIGLHSYGWIFG; translated from the coding sequence ATGATAATAGATAATCTTTTTAAAAATTTAATATATGACCCGGTTTCATTGCTAGGGATTTTAGTCTTTTATATTTTATTAGTTAATTTACCAATATCTTTAATTGCAGTTTTCAAAAAAAAGTCTTCTTTTACTGTAAGACTTCTTACGATTCTAGTGAATTTGTTTATAACATTACAATTACTTTTTAGGTGGTCAATTTCTGGACACTTTCCTATTAGCAATTTGTATGAATCTCTTTATTTCCTTACTTGGGGGATCTCAATAGGACAACTATTGATTGAGAGGGAATATCAATCTCCCATAATCCCCTCAATTGCTATACCTATTCAGTTGCTGACTGTTGCTTTTGCTTGTTTTGTTTTGCCAGAAGATTTGAAATTATCATCCAACTTGGTTCCAGCTTTAAGATCTAGTTGGTTAGTGATGCATGTTAGTGTCGTAATGCTTAGTTATGCGGCATTGATAATAGGTTCTTTACTTTCAGCTTCTGTTTTGTTCATTAATAAAAATAAACCGCTTCAAATCAGAAGTAGTTCTACAGGTATAGGAGGGTTCAAAATTTCTAATAAATATACTTTAAATGATTTAGTTGATTCTATTGAATTTTCTCATTCAGAAGAATTAGATACATTAAGTTATCGTTCTATATTAATAGGTTTTGTTCTTTTGACTCTCGGTTTAATTTCAGGTGCGGTTTGGGCTAATGAGGCATGGGGCACATGGTGGAGTTGGGATCCAAAAGAAACGTGGGCATTTATCTCATGGTTGTTTTATGCTGCTTATCTGCATATGAGAATAAGTAAAGGTTGGCAAGGACGAAGACCAGCATTAATGGCAACTACAGGCTTCCTAGTGGTTTTAGTCTGTTATTTAGGAGTTAATTTCTTAGGAATAGGTTTACATAGTTATGGATGGATATTTGGGTAA
- the rpe gene encoding ribulose-phosphate 3-epimerase: MTESKQTNLAGVNRPIQIIPSVLPADWANMGACVKELEEAGVDRIQFDVMDGNFVPNLTFGPEMISACRKYCNVPFETQLMVSQYNCETMLESYVNATKGANGEPGVVIAHAEANIHLHRVLGRIRDLGGSPSVALNPHTPFEMIKNIMDMVDHVLVMTVNPGFGGQAYIPTMLNKIRKIRNFIIEKNLNVDIEVDGGIKANWTISQCADAGANCFIAGSGMFAYPTLKEGCDDLRKVAQEAQKGKVLSEPQ; this comes from the coding sequence ATGACTGAGTCAAAGCAAACAAATTTAGCTGGTGTTAATAGACCAATTCAAATAATTCCTTCTGTTTTACCAGCGGATTGGGCAAATATGGGGGCATGTGTGAAAGAGCTTGAGGAGGCTGGAGTAGATAGAATTCAATTTGATGTAATGGATGGGAATTTCGTGCCAAATCTTACATTTGGTCCTGAAATGATTTCTGCATGCAGGAAATATTGCAATGTACCTTTTGAAACTCAATTAATGGTGAGTCAATACAATTGTGAAACCATGCTGGAATCTTATGTAAACGCTACAAAAGGAGCAAATGGGGAACCAGGAGTAGTAATAGCTCATGCCGAAGCAAATATTCATTTGCATAGAGTTCTAGGAAGAATAAGAGACCTAGGAGGATCTCCTTCTGTTGCATTAAACCCTCATACTCCATTTGAAATGATTAAAAACATTATGGATATGGTTGATCATGTTTTGGTTATGACAGTTAATCCAGGCTTTGGAGGACAAGCTTATATACCAACAATGCTAAATAAAATCAGAAAAATAAGAAACTTTATTATCGAAAAAAACTTAAATGTGGACATAGAAGTTGATGGTGGCATAAAAGCAAATTGGACCATTTCACAATGTGCCGATGCTGGTGCTAATTGTTTTATTGCAGGCAGTGGAATGTTTGCTTATCCAACATTAAAAGAGGGATGTGATGACTTGAGAAAAGTTGCACAAGAAGCACAAAAAGGGAAGGTTCTTTCAGAACCGCAATGA
- the glpX gene encoding class II fructose-bisphosphatase, whose protein sequence is MNQTLIQEILEVVEQAAIASAKLTGLGQKDEADAAAVEAMRLRMGKIEMKGKIVIGEGERDEAPMLYIGEEVGSGSGPGVDFAVDPCEGTNLCANNQRGSMAVLAASDTGGLFNAPDFYMNKLAAPPAAKGKVDIRNSATENLKILSDCLDLSIDELTIVVMDRTRHKDLIKEIRGCGAKVQPISDGDVQAAIACGFAGTGTHCLMGIGAAPEGVISAAAMRALGGHFQGQLIYDPAIAQTSEWADYTKEGNIKRLNEMGITDIDKIYEANELASGENVVFAGSGITDGLLFDGVKFERDCVRTSSLVISTLDSTARFTNTVHIKDGAKNISL, encoded by the coding sequence GTGAATCAAACATTAATTCAAGAAATTCTCGAAGTTGTCGAGCAAGCAGCAATTGCCTCAGCAAAACTAACAGGACTTGGTCAAAAAGATGAAGCTGATGCCGCAGCTGTCGAAGCAATGAGATTGCGAATGGGCAAAATTGAAATGAAAGGGAAAATTGTTATTGGAGAAGGTGAAAGAGATGAAGCACCTATGCTTTATATAGGAGAAGAGGTAGGTAGTGGAAGTGGACCAGGGGTTGACTTCGCAGTAGATCCTTGTGAAGGAACTAATCTTTGTGCGAATAATCAAAGAGGTTCTATGGCGGTTTTGGCAGCCTCTGATACAGGCGGTCTTTTTAATGCTCCTGATTTTTACATGAACAAATTAGCAGCTCCTCCTGCTGCTAAAGGGAAAGTAGATATTAGAAATTCGGCTACTGAAAACTTAAAGATTCTTAGTGATTGTTTGGATCTTTCTATTGATGAACTTACTATTGTTGTAATGGATAGAACTAGGCATAAAGATTTAATTAAAGAGATTCGAGGATGTGGAGCAAAAGTACAACCTATTTCTGATGGTGATGTTCAAGCTGCGATTGCATGTGGTTTTGCTGGGACTGGGACACATTGCTTGATGGGTATAGGTGCAGCTCCAGAAGGTGTTATTTCAGCTGCTGCAATGAGAGCTCTAGGAGGACACTTTCAAGGACAACTAATTTATGATCCAGCAATTGCTCAAACTTCTGAATGGGCTGATTATACAAAAGAAGGAAATATAAAACGTCTAAATGAAATGGGCATAACCGATATAGATAAAATTTATGAAGCTAATGAATTGGCATCGGGAGAAAATGTTGTGTTCGCTGGAAGTGGAATAACTGATGGATTATTATTTGACGGAGTTAAATTTGAAAGGGATTGTGTTAGAACAAGCAGTCTAGTAATTAGTACATTAGATAGCACTGCAAGATTCACAAATACTGTCCATATAAAAGATGGTGCTAAGAATATCAGTCTTTAA
- a CDS encoding glutamyl-tRNA reductase, translating into MHIVVVGLSHRTAPVEVREKLSIPDQSITESLKALKAFSEVLEVSILSTCNRLEIYALVKDKNTGISSIKEFISDYSGIIFEDLNPHLFCFRQEEAVSHLMKVSAGLDSLVLGEGQILSQVKKMMRLGQENQSTGPILNRLLTQSVSTGKKVRSETNLGTGAVSISSAAVELAQLKIGQEKGFDTLVSLESEKVLVVGAGRMSRLLITHLKSKGCHKLILINRNIDRAFNLAADFPDLEIVCKGLNELDENISISSLIFTSTACEKPIIDLAKIEKLSLSNKLKFIDIGVPRNISNDVKHHEFVKTFDVDDLQEVVSRNQEFRQKIAKEAESLVEEERIIFLEWWASLEAVPVINKLRSDLELIRKEELQKALSRMGPDFSARERKVVEALTKGIINKILHTPVTKLRSPQSREERQASLKIVEKLFSLVEEDENS; encoded by the coding sequence ATGCATATTGTTGTCGTCGGACTAAGTCATCGCACGGCACCTGTCGAAGTGCGTGAGAAGTTAAGTATTCCTGACCAATCCATAACAGAATCATTGAAAGCATTAAAAGCTTTCTCTGAGGTGTTAGAGGTGTCAATTTTAAGTACTTGTAATAGGCTAGAAATATATGCTCTAGTAAAGGATAAAAATACTGGTATTTCATCTATTAAAGAATTTATATCAGATTATTCTGGAATTATTTTTGAAGATTTAAATCCACATCTTTTTTGCTTTAGACAAGAAGAAGCAGTTTCGCATTTGATGAAAGTATCGGCAGGACTAGATAGTCTCGTTTTAGGCGAAGGACAAATTCTTTCGCAGGTAAAAAAAATGATGAGATTAGGTCAAGAGAATCAATCTACTGGGCCTATTCTCAATAGATTATTAACTCAATCAGTTAGTACAGGTAAAAAAGTTAGATCCGAAACAAATTTAGGAACTGGAGCTGTATCAATAAGTTCAGCAGCGGTAGAACTTGCCCAATTAAAAATTGGACAAGAAAAGGGTTTTGATACTCTTGTAAGCTTGGAATCTGAGAAGGTTCTTGTGGTTGGGGCTGGACGAATGAGTAGGCTTTTAATAACTCATTTAAAATCAAAAGGATGCCATAAACTTATTCTTATCAATAGAAATATTGATAGAGCATTTAATCTTGCTGCGGACTTTCCCGACTTAGAGATTGTTTGTAAAGGGTTAAACGAATTAGATGAAAATATATCAATATCTTCTCTTATTTTCACTAGTACAGCTTGCGAAAAACCAATAATTGATCTCGCTAAAATTGAAAAATTAAGTTTGAGCAATAAACTTAAATTTATTGATATTGGTGTGCCGAGAAATATATCTAATGATGTTAAACATCATGAATTTGTAAAAACATTTGATGTAGATGACTTACAAGAGGTCGTTTCAAGGAATCAAGAATTTAGACAGAAAATTGCAAAGGAAGCAGAATCTTTAGTGGAAGAAGAAAGAATCATTTTTCTAGAATGGTGGGCAAGTTTAGAGGCGGTTCCGGTAATTAATAAACTTAGATCAGATTTGGAATTAATTAGAAAAGAGGAATTGCAAAAAGCACTAAGTAGGATGGGACCAGATTTTTCTGCTCGAGAAAGAAAAGTTGTGGAAGCTTTAACTAAAGGAATTATCAATAAAATACTTCACACACCTGTTACCAAGTTGAGAAGTCCCCAATCAAGGGAAGAAAGACAGGCATCTTTAAAAATCGTTGAAAAATTATTTTCTTTGGTAGAAGAGGATGAAAATAGCTGA
- a CDS encoding glucose-1-phosphate adenylyltransferase — MKRVLAIILGGGKGSRLYPLTKMRAKPAVPLAGKYRLIDIPISNCINSGIEKMYVLTQFNSASLNRHIGRTYNLNGPFGQGFVEVLAAQQTPDSPKWFEGTADAVRKYQWLFQEWDVDEYLILSGDQLYRMDYSLFVQHHRDNGADLTVAALPVDEAQAEGFGLMRTDDLGNIKEFSEKPTGETLKAMAVDTSKFGLSKDSAAEKPYLASMGIYVFSRNTLFDLLNKFPSYTDFGKDIIPEALNRGDTLKSYVFDDYWEDIGTIGAFFESNLALTEQPKPPFSFYDEKFPIYTRPRFLPPSKLVDAQITDSIVCEGTILKSCSILHCVLGVRSRIESDSVLEDTLVMGADFFESPEERIELRKGGGTPLGVGEGTTVKRAILDKNTRIGDNVVIINKDRVEEADKPELGFYIRNGIVVVVKNATIANGTVI; from the coding sequence ATGAAGCGTGTGTTGGCCATCATCCTCGGAGGAGGAAAAGGTTCTAGACTTTACCCTTTAACAAAAATGAGGGCAAAACCTGCTGTTCCATTAGCAGGTAAGTATCGTTTAATAGATATTCCAATCAGTAATTGTATTAATTCAGGTATTGAAAAAATGTACGTATTGACTCAGTTCAATAGTGCATCTCTAAATAGACATATAGGAAGAACCTATAATTTAAATGGACCTTTTGGTCAGGGTTTTGTGGAGGTTTTAGCCGCACAACAGACTCCTGATAGCCCAAAGTGGTTTGAAGGTACTGCTGATGCTGTAAGAAAATATCAATGGTTATTTCAAGAATGGGATGTTGACGAGTATTTAATATTGTCTGGTGATCAACTGTATAGAATGGACTACAGTTTATTTGTTCAACATCATAGAGATAATGGAGCTGATTTAACTGTCGCAGCTTTACCTGTTGATGAAGCCCAAGCAGAAGGTTTTGGCCTTATGAGAACAGATGACTTAGGAAATATAAAAGAATTCAGTGAAAAGCCTACTGGAGAGACGTTGAAGGCAATGGCAGTAGATACTTCAAAATTTGGATTAAGTAAGGATTCAGCAGCCGAAAAACCTTATCTAGCCTCCATGGGTATTTATGTTTTTAGCAGAAATACTCTTTTCGATCTTCTAAATAAATTTCCTAGTTATACGGATTTTGGTAAGGACATAATTCCTGAAGCACTTAATAGGGGCGATACTCTTAAAAGTTATGTATTCGATGATTATTGGGAAGATATAGGAACAATTGGTGCATTCTTTGAGTCAAACCTTGCATTGACTGAGCAACCAAAACCTCCATTCAGTTTTTATGATGAAAAATTTCCAATTTATACAAGACCTAGGTTTCTCCCCCCTTCTAAACTTGTAGATGCTCAAATTACTGATTCAATAGTCTGTGAAGGTACCATCTTGAAGTCATGCAGTATTTTGCATTGTGTTTTAGGTGTAAGAAGTAGGATCGAGAGTGATTCTGTTCTTGAGGATACTCTAGTTATGGGAGCAGATTTCTTTGAATCGCCTGAAGAGAGGATTGAATTAAGAAAAGGAGGTGGAACACCCCTTGGTGTAGGTGAAGGAACTACTGTAAAAAGAGCAATTCTTGATAAGAATACAAGGATTGGTGATAATGTCGTAATCATTAATAAAGATCGAGTAGAAGAAGCAGATAAGCCAGAATTGGGCTTCTATATAAGAAATGGAATTGTTGTAGTAGTTAAAAATGCAACTATCGCAAACGGAACTGTTATTTAA
- the gndA gene encoding NADP-dependent phosphogluconate dehydrogenase: MSKAHFGLIGLGVMGENLVLNAERNGFSSVVFNRTYSKTEEFLQGRGLGKNIEGAETLQEFVNKLERPRRILMMVKAGPATDAVIDNISGYLEEGDLLIDGGNSQFKDTERRVNTLESKSFGYIGMGVSGGAKGALEGPSMMPGGTKASYDAIESLLTKMAAKVEDGPCVAYVGPGGSGHFVKTVHNGIEYGIEQILAEAYDLMKRVKGMNGQQMSEVFGIWNNTDELASYLVEITEICLNTKDEKTGDDVVEKILDKAGQKGTGLWTVVSALELGVSVPTIYASLNARVMSSLKEQRSEIEKTIPSKEIEDFDLGNISDGMKPLFDAVVLATIASYAQGMDILREASAVYNYGLNMPSIAQIWKGGCIIRSKLLSKIQDAYNKDPNLKNLIFDDWFNNEIAMRLDNLANVVSLSTKAGIPVPCLSSTLDYLNSYRTNRLPQNLVQAMRDCFGSHTYERIDKEGSFHTEWMK, encoded by the coding sequence ATGTCCAAGGCACATTTTGGTTTAATAGGTCTTGGTGTTATGGGCGAAAATTTAGTTCTTAACGCAGAGAGAAATGGATTTTCTAGTGTAGTTTTTAATAGGACTTACTCAAAAACTGAAGAATTTTTACAAGGTCGTGGCCTTGGGAAGAATATAGAGGGAGCTGAAACTCTTCAAGAATTTGTTAATAAGCTAGAGAGACCTAGAAGAATTCTAATGATGGTAAAAGCTGGACCCGCAACAGATGCTGTCATAGACAATATTTCAGGATATCTCGAGGAAGGAGATTTATTAATAGATGGAGGTAATTCTCAATTTAAAGATACCGAAAGAAGGGTAAATACTCTTGAAAGTAAAAGTTTTGGATACATTGGAATGGGAGTCTCAGGTGGCGCTAAAGGAGCTCTAGAAGGGCCAAGTATGATGCCTGGTGGTACTAAGGCTTCATATGATGCAATAGAAAGCTTATTAACAAAAATGGCTGCCAAAGTTGAAGACGGACCATGTGTTGCATATGTTGGACCCGGAGGCTCAGGTCATTTTGTGAAAACTGTTCATAACGGAATTGAATATGGAATTGAGCAAATACTCGCAGAAGCTTATGACCTTATGAAGAGAGTCAAAGGTATGAATGGACAACAGATGTCAGAGGTATTTGGTATTTGGAATAATACTGATGAATTAGCTTCTTATCTTGTTGAGATAACAGAGATTTGTCTAAATACAAAAGATGAGAAAACTGGAGATGATGTCGTGGAGAAAATATTAGATAAAGCTGGCCAGAAAGGTACTGGGTTATGGACTGTTGTAAGTGCTTTAGAACTGGGGGTATCAGTCCCAACTATTTATGCATCTTTAAATGCAAGAGTAATGAGTTCTTTAAAAGAGCAACGTAGTGAGATTGAAAAAACTATTCCATCTAAAGAGATAGAGGATTTTGATTTAGGAAATATATCAGATGGAATGAAACCTTTATTTGATGCTGTAGTCCTTGCCACAATTGCTAGCTATGCCCAAGGTATGGATATCTTAAGAGAAGCATCTGCAGTATATAACTATGGTTTGAATATGCCATCAATTGCTCAGATATGGAAAGGTGGTTGCATAATTAGATCAAAATTATTAAGCAAAATTCAAGATGCTTATAACAAAGACCCTAATCTGAAAAATTTAATTTTTGATGATTGGTTCAATAATGAAATTGCGATGAGATTAGATAACTTAGCTAATGTAGTCTCTTTATCCACAAAAGCTGGTATACCAGTCCCATGTCTATCCAGTACTTTAGATTATTTGAATAGTTATAGAACCAATAGACTTCCTCAGAATCTTGTTCAGGCAATGAGAGACTGTTTTGGATCTCATACATATGAAAGAATTGATAAGGAAGGTAGTTTTCATACTGAATGGATGAAATGA